The sequence below is a genomic window from Zhongshania aliphaticivorans.
GCACCGGCAGCCTGGAGTTTAAATACACCCCGGCACCAAGCGCCGAAGAAGGTATTATCGGCCACATTACCGTTCAGCAACGACGCCCCGATCCCTACGTAGCCGAGTATCTAATTAAAGGCGAGTGCGAAGACGTGTTTGTGAGCGGACGTGTCGACGGTTACTACGCACTGCAACAAGACTGCTTTCTGGAAGAAATAAAGACCCATCGCGGCAATGTCGCCAGAATTGGCCCTGGCCGCCGCGCACTGCACTGGGCACAGTTAAAAGTGTATGGCGCGCTGTTTTGCCGGCGCGACAATCGCGAGTCAATCAATCTTCGCTTGACCTATTTTGAAGTGCGCAAAGAGGAAGAAACCCACGAGACGCTAGAATTTAGCGCCGACGAGCTCTGGAACTACCTCAGCACTTTATGCCGAGACTATGCTCAGTGGGCGATAAAAGAGCAGCGCCATCGCGAGCGGCGCGATCTCGCCCTCGCCGCGCTAACTTTCCCCCACGCGGATTTCCGCACAGGCCAGCACGATCTATCGCGCAATGTATATATGGCGGTTGCATCTTCAGTGCCGCTGCTCTTACAAGCCCCTACCGGCATCGGTAAAACCGTTGGGGTTTTATACCCCGCAATGAAGGCCATGCCCAAAACCGGCTTAGACCGCCTGTTCTTTTTAACCTGCCGTAATACCGGGCGCAAACTTGGGCTCGACGGCCTGGGCACCATTATTAAAGCGCAAGCTCCTGTCGACCAAGAAGCCCCACGCGGACTCGAAGCGCCCCCTATTCGCGTACTTGAGCTTTCCTCTCGCGAAGCCGCCTGCGACCACCCAGACAAAGCCTGCCATGGCGACTCCTGCCCGCTGGCTAAAAACTTTTTTGACCGTTTAAGCGACGCCCGGGAAGAAGCCATTCAGCAACGTTTTTTAGATCAGTCCGCGCTCCGCGCTATTGCCCGTAACCATTCTATTTGCCGCTACTTTCTCGCCCAAGAAATGGCGCGCTGGAGCGATATTGTGGTCGGCGATGTGAACCATTACTTTGATCAATTCGCACTGCTCCACAGCCTGACCAAGCAAAACGAATGGAAGGTTGCGCCATTGGTTGACGAAGCCCACAACCTAATCGACCGCGCCCGTGGTATGTACAGCATTGTGCTCAGCGAAGCGGAAATGCTCTACACCATCAGCAAGGCACCAACGCCGCTGCAAAAGCCGCTGGCGGATCTCGAAGAAGCATGGCAAACCCTAATAAAGCCTTTTTTAAGCGACACCCCAGCGGCAGATGTAGAACATCGTTACTTCTTAGCAGACGTACCCGAAGAGTTAAATAGCGCTTTATACAGCCTAATTGCGGCCATAACCGACTACCTAAGCGACCACCCCACTGCCGCCGACATTCAGTATGTGCTGTTTACCGCGCTCGGCTTTCTGCGCCTCGCCGACGCCTTTGCCGATCATTCACTTTGCACCTTAGAGTTTACCGTGTCGCCCCTAGCGGGCACCATTTTACGCGGCAGTGCCAAACTTAAAATCGACAACCTAATTCCCGCAGACCACTTAAAGCAGCGCTTTCTTGATGCCGACAGCTGCGTGCTATTTTCGGCAACACTGTCGCCAAACCGCTACCACCAAGACCTCTTGGGCATGCCAGCAACCAGCGTCTTCAAAGACATCGAAAGCCCCTTTCAGCGCGAGCAAATTGAGCTGCGTTTTGTGACCGACATCAGCACTCGCCGCGGCGACCGCTTTGCCTCATTAGAACCCATCAGCGCGCGCATCGCCGCCCAGTTCAAGGCGCAACCCGGTAACTACCTTGTCTACCTCAGCAGCTTCGAATACCTCAATGCGCTGTGCGCGTGTTTAAACAAACTGCAGCCAGAAATCCCTACAATTCGCCAAAGTGCGGGAATGGCGCCTTCGGCGCGGGAACAGTTTATTTTAGATGCCAGCGACACCACTCCCAGCGTTGGCTTTGCAGTATTAGGCGGCGTGTTTTCTGAAGGTATCGACCTGCCCGGTGACAAACTGATTGGGGTTTTTGTTGCCACCTTAGGCCTACCACCCCACGACGAATTGCACGAGGTATTACGCACGCGATTGGAAGCACGCTATGGCGACGGCTACCGCTACACCTACCTCTACCCCGGCATGCAAAAAGTCATACAAGCGGCTGGTCGTTTAATACGCACCCCCGAAGATCGCGGCGTGATTGAACTCATCGACGACCGTTTTCTACGTGAGGATATCAAAGCGATGCTGCCCAAATGGTGGTTGCACTGAGAGAAATAAAGACCGGAACTTGAAAGCGAATAGGCCAGCTAGCACTGACCTATTCGCTAGAGTATTACCTTAGACGTTTACAGGCTATCTAGCGGCAAACATTGGCCACCAAGCACCGGCACTTCGCCCGGTAGACAAAGTTCCAAATCAGAGCCACTGCCACTACTGGTGCCGCAGGCATCTGCATTGTCGTAGGTGTCGTTGACGACTTCATTGATCCATTTTGTTACTAGATCAAATGCCCCAGCGTGCACCGTACTCCGCGCTATCGGCGGCATCCGTGCAGCCAAGGTTGTAGCTTCGGGCCCTAGGCGGTAGGGAAGAATAGACTCAGCAGCATTACCGGGAACAATGTCATACTCACGACCGCCGCGACCTTCGGTGCCACTGGCAGTTGGCCCTTTGCATATACCAAAGGTATCGTTCACCGCACGGAATACATCGAGGTAGAAGCCAGTGTTCTGCGCCAAACCACGAGGATTATGGCAGTGGGCACAGTTCACTTCGAGATAGGAACGTACGCGCGCTTCAACATCTTTGTCGCTGTTTGAATCAAAGCCTGAGTCACCCGGTATATTAAAGATTGGGTTGCGTTCAACAGCCTTCAGATACTGTGTATTTGAATCGACTGCCATATTGCTTGGGCAGTTTTTCATTAGGCCAGTTTCACACCAAAACACCAATTGGTTTCTGCCGTTAACCGCGTGCGCATCCATACCCGAGGCAAGAGGCGACTCGCTGCTATACGGACGGTTAAGATTCCGCGCCTTGGGACCAATGGGCGCAGAGCCTGTTTCGGCATCGTCGTTAGCATGACAACTTTGACACTGGTTAGCGTTTGGTAAGACATAGGCGTCCGTTGAGCCTTGGTAGTGATCACCGCTATTCACGTCGCTGTAATCCCAGCTTGCGCTCATCACCCCACCCTGCTGGGTCAAGTACGCTACCTTCTTACCATTTTCTTCTTTCCAAATATACTCTAGGCCATCCCAGTAATACTGACCGCCACTGGTTTGCCGTTTAATGATCAACCTCGTTTCTGCCGCAACTTCGGTTTGATTCGTTTCATTCGTAAAGGAGAAAGTCTTAGCGAGAATCGTTCCGACGGGGAATAAAATTGCAGCATTGGCGTTGTCATTACCATCGCGATAAATAGCCTGTTCGCCTTTAGGAATATAGGCCACGCGATATTTGGTGGCGTAATCCGAAAACAACTTGGTATTCAGCACAAAGGGCACACCCTGACCATTGGGTAGACTAGTGGGGTCCTCCGCATCGGCAAATAAATGGTACTGATCAAGCCGTGGGCAGTTAACCGTATAGGCCGCCGCATTGATCTCACCGGCAGGGACAGAGGCATTACAAAGCTGGTCAACCAATGCATCTGACGGAGCGGGATCAATTGTGCCAGAAGGTTCAAACGCTGGGATCACTATCGGCGGTAGCGGCGCCATATTGCTGCCATAAGTCTCGTCGCAGAGGTGCGGCGTGATATCGGTATCCACAGGGAAGTTCGGCAGACTAGTCACAATGTCTATGAGGTCTTCTGGGCCTTGCGGTGGCAGGTATAACAGCGCTTCTAGGCCTTCGGTGCCGTGAAAATTGGCGAAAGTAGCGCTGTCGCTGTCAAAGTTATTGCTGGGGTCTATACAGGAATACCACCACTGCGGCTTCTTGCGTTCGCCCGCTTCATTAAACTTGTAAGCATTATATCGGCAAGAGGGATTGGGGTACTGGTTACCTGAGATGGGCTTGCCTTCAGCATCTGCAGGTACTGGGTCGCCCTTACTGTCGGTTGGGTAAGGGCAGTCGGCGTTGTATTCGTCTTCATAGCCATCCCATGCGATGTGCGCGCCGCGGTATTCACCGGTGCCAGCCACCATTTTCAAACCAATTAACATAGGAAATGCGGAGGTGACCTGCTCACCACCAGTATCGATAATAGAGGCAAAATCAGGGCTTGGTAGATCGTTACCGTTATTTTTAAAGGTGTTATTCCAAATGTGAACACCTTCGCTGTATAAATCCATACGGCGATCGCCAGGCACACCAAATAGCTTGTAGCTCGTGTGCACAATACCGGCAGTGCCATTGTCTTCAAAAGTGTTATCAAAAATATCGATCTTGTCGTAACCCATGGTCAACATACCGGTACCGCGAGGTACGTTAGATACGATGCTGCCGGGTTCGGCAAAGTTGTAAGTGTTATTGTTACGCGAGGTGTTACGGTACATACGGGTACGGCTACCGTAACGCGTTAAGCCGTCTAAGTCATAAACCAAGAAACCGCCGGTATTACATTCCGACAAATTGTCGACATACTCACCGCCGCGCACATTCTCAATTTCAAAACCAAAGACGTTAAACGCAGCGCGGCTGTTGCGAATAATCGCGTTATCGGTTTGACCTACATAAATACCGGCGTCAGATGCACCTACCGACTCCACATACTCAACCAAGATATTCCGCGAGTTTACTGGGTAAACCCCATAGCGGCCCGACAACTTACTGACATTGTAATCTGGTGACGTCGTGTCCATTTCAAGGGGATTGGGATTGTCGGGGTTGTGTCGCGCTGGATCGGTACAGGCAACCTGCAACTTAGTTTTATAATTTGCCGCCGTTATGGTGTCTTCGTTGGCCGTGTTGCGCCCGCTAGACCAAAATGCACGAACCCGGCGTAGAGTCCCGTGATCAACACCCTGTAGCTTGAAAGCATCACCCGGCGAATCCAGCACCGTCAAATCTTCAACGGTAATGCCGCGCACCGTAGTCGCAAGAAAGCCTTCCTGCGAGCCGCTATTTTTGAACGAGAGTACCGTTTTATCCATACCCTGGCCTTTAACGAGGATATCTTCTGTACCGGATATCTGGATGCCTGAGGTCAGTTCATAATAGCCCTCACCAAATTCAATGACATCCTTGGGTTTGGCGCTGATCATCGCCAACACCATCTCAGTGGTCGCATTCGGCCCGTTTGCGATGAAGAAAGTACGTCCCTGCCCGTCCTCGACACCGGGGTTACCGCCCGTGTCTGGATTACCCGGATTCGAGCCAGTGTTCGATTTAGCGCTATTACCGCCACCACAAGCTGCAAGGATTAGCACCAGCAGTAATAGTAAATAGTGAGATAAGGGTCTTTGCTTGAATTTCAACATAACATTCCATCTGCGACGTCTGTGAACTATTGAGCGGCCTGCCGCTATCAAGCAATTATGCTACCTTGTAAAGAATTAGGTACAATGCGGAAACGTGTCTTAAACGGGTTAATTTGTGACAAACAGCGCATTAGCTATCACCGCCCACGCTCAGTGGGCCAACATGGTCGCCAATGTTACCGCTGCGGCCTGCGGCTTTGATCGCGAGCAGTTATTCAAGGAAGCGGGCATTCCGTTATCCGCCTGGGACTCAGTGAGCCGGGTGAACCAAGAGGAACTCACTGCGCTGTGGAAGTTAGCACAGCGATTAACTGGCCGGGTCGATCTTGGTCTCGATGTATTAGAACACTTCCACTTTAGAACCATTGGCTCGCTGGCTTTTAAGATGATGGTCGCCAAGACATTTCGGCAATCCATTCTAGAAGCACTCGATCAAATATCTTTGGTCAGCGAAGTGTGGAAGTTTTCGCTTACGGAAGAACGCGGTTTAGGCGTAATGCGATTTCGCCTTGCAAACCCCAGTTTAGAGGTTACCCATTACTCGTATGATGCATTTATCTGTGCCTGTGTTCGGGTTTTGCAAGACTGCTTCCCAAACAACACCTATAAATATGCCGAAATCTGGTTTGCGCACCCAGACTTTGGCCTAAAAGATATATACGAGGCCAAGCTTAGCTCGCATTGTCGGTTTAACTGTAAGGAATACGCACTATGCCTAGACGCAAAACTGCTAGACCTTCCCCTGCAATCAGCTGACCCTCAGCTCTACGAATCCCTTGATACCAGCCTTGACTATCAAGTTAGGACACTCAACAGCCAAAGTGCCATTATCGAAAAAGCCATACTAAAATTGATCGACGAAGGCGTGGCGCCATCGCGTCAAACAGTATCCGCTAAACTGGAGATAGGTGAACGCACACTACTGCGCAGACTGAAAGATGAAAACCTCACTTACAAAGAGGTCCAAGAACAAGTCTTTGAAAAGTTCACCCTCCGCCAACTGCAGCGCGGTGAATCTATGGAGGCGATTGCCGAAAAACTGGGCTATTCCGATGCCAAATCCCTAGGAAAAATGCTCAAGCGACGCACTGGCTTAGGAATTCGCCAACTAAGGGCTGGCACTTAAACAAAGCACCGCCCGCTAACGGCAGCAAAGCAGAAATCGCCACGGTTCCCTATAATTATCTAGCCTACCTATTAAAGGCCAAGAGGAGGACCTTAATGGGATAGAATTGCCGTTACCTAGCCAGACTACAAAGAACTAGCCCAATACACCGCAAGTGATGAGCACCTAACCGACAAATGATTGAACACACCTACCAACTTGTATTTATCGGCGCCGCACTGTTCTTGTTTGCGGTGTTTGCCAGCATCATCTCCCGTCGCCTAGGGGCTCCCCTATTACTGATATTCCTGCTGCTCGGCATGCTAGCTGGTGAAGACGGCATCGGCGGCATCCACTTTGATGATATCGACACCGCGTTTTTAATTGGCAACCTCGCACTCGCCATTATCATTTTTGATGGCGGACTTGGCACGCGTATGGATACTTTTCGCAGCAGCTTACGGCCTGCGCTCTCCTTAGCCACTGTGGGCGTATTTCTCACCGCGGGAATAACCGGCGCAGCCGCCTGTTATATCCTTGACCTACCTTGGCAAGAGGGCTTATTGATCGGCGCGATCGTCGGCTCAACAGATGCGGCGGCGGTATTCGGCCTTATCAAAAATGCTGGGCTAAACCTAAAGGATCGAACCGGTGCCACCCTAGAAATTGAATCTGGCTCCAACGACCCTATGGCCATTTTCTTGACGATCACACTCGTTGAAGCCCTGAGCAGCCCTGCCGGATTAAGTGGCTGGCTGCTGCTAGCCGAGCTTGCCAAGCAAATGGGTCTAGGCCTTCTCTTCGGGGTGCTGGGCGGCTACGCCATCCCAGCAGCGCTGGGCAAAATAACATTGCCGGTGTCCTTATACCCATTAATGGTCTTTGCCGCCGCGCTCACCTTATTTGGCGGCACCAGCTTTAGCGGGGGCAGTGGTTTTCTCGCCATTTACATCGCTGGCGTGATGACCGGCACCACGTCATCTTTGTATATGATTGACATACGACGCTTTCACGATGGCATCGCCTGGTTGAGCCAGATTGGCATGTTCTTAATGCTAGGCCTCTTGGTAACGCCGAGTCTGCTGCCACCCATCATCATTCCGGCGCTAATTATCGCCGGTATACTGATATTCATCGCGCGGCCACTGGCGGTAGCGGTATCACTGCTGCCGTTCAGGTTTCCCGTGCGCGATCAAGTTTTTGTAAGCTGGTGCGGATTACGCGGTGCGGTACCGATCATCCTCGCTCTATTCCCCTCCCTCGCAGGCTTAGAGAACGCGCGCATTTACTTTGAATTGGTGTTCTTCGTGGTATTAACCTCGCTGGTCATCCAGGGCTGGACCATTGCACCAATGGCCCGCTGGTTAAAAGTCGACTTGCCCGTGACACTGAAATTGCCGAGTTTTAAAAGTACCCACTTGCCCAGCAATCCCCACAAGGACCTTGTGGTGTATCAGGTGGTTGCCGGAAGCAGTGTCATTGGCAAATCAATCTATCAGCTGGTGCTACCTGTTAGCGCTCAGGTTGTTGCGCTCATCCGCGATGAAATCCCGCTTAACTCAAACGAAGAAAACACGCTTCAGGAAAGCGATCAAGTCGTCATCGTTGCCACTACCGGCATGGCCGAAAAACTAGCCGATTTATTCTCACCGGCCCTCTCGCGCATGTCATCAAAACAATCGTCCAGCTATTTCGGGGATTTCACAATTCGACCAAACAGCAAATTAGGCGATCTGGCGCTCCTATATACCTTTGACATACCCGATGAATTAAAACACCTCACCGTAGGCGAGCACATTAAACGCAAGTTTAGGGGACGCCCCGTGGTTGGTGACGCACTGACCTTCCCACAGCTTAAACTGACTGTTAAGGAAATGAAAAATGGCGAGATTTCTTTGATAGGCCTCAAGCTCAACCTAGATTCCTAGATGAAAAAATCGCGTCATCGGCTACGCCAGGTTCCTCTACTGTATGACTCTAGTGGGGTAGAGCCATATTTCAGGTATATAAAAACCAGTTTCGATGCAGTTACCGTCAAGGCACTATTTTTTACCTACCCCGGTGCAGCGACGAGCCACCACCGGAGAGGGCCACAGGGTTACCAGCGGTAGCTGGCTTGCAGCGCAAAAGTACGTGGATTATTAACCAAGCCGTGATGGGTGGTCGCCCCGGTGATGGTTTTCGCGGTCGGCGCATCAACGCCGTAAAGCACGACCAACTCATCGCTAAGATTTTTAGCCAACAGTGCCACCTCCCACTCGCCGTCTATTGACGACAGGGCAAGTCGACCATTGAAGGTTTGATAGGCATCCTGCTTGATGCGATCATCCAAATTCGGCGAGGGGTGGTAGTCGTCGGTAAAGATCACATCAATATTGGCGCGTAGCATAAGTGCGTTACCGAGCGGGCGCTCGTAGGCCAACATCAAATTACCAGAATAGTCAGCAACGTATTGATTAGTCTTGCCACTGTAGTCGCAGTTTATGCCATTGGCATTGTCAGGCGTTTGATCCTGAATACAGGTGCCAAGCTGGTGGTCCTGAAACTCGAAGTCAAGGAAAGCCAGGCCGCCGGCCAATATCAGGTTTTCGGTCAGAGCCATACGGCCATCCAGTTCAATACCCTGAGAAACCGCGCTGGCCGCATTGCCCACATTAAAACCCAATGTACCGTCGAAGACACTGACCTGCAGGTTATCGAACTCGGTGCGGAACAACGCCGCATTCAGCTCGGCAGCGCCTTCGAGAAGGGTGGTTTTGACCCCCAACTCAAAGCTAAGCGCCTCCTCTTCCTCAAACTCAAAGCTACCAATCAACACTTGCTGATTAGTACCTGTAGGCGCATTGGGGTTAATCGGCGTAGGGTCGGCGCTAGGCGACGCATTGGAGCGCGCGTCAAAACCGCCTGACTTGTAACCACGGCTGGCGGAGAAGTAGCTCATTAAGTTATCAGTGGCATCCCACTGCAAGTTGATCAGCGGTGCGAACTGCACTTCTTCGCGCTCACCTTTCAGGTCGTGACGCTCGGCGGCAAAACTGACCGCAGCGGCGGTGTCGACTTCACCCAGTGGCTGAATTGTCCCATCGTCCAAGCCAAATTCGAGTTTACGCGCACCTTCTTTATTTTCCCAAGTCAGGCGACCACCGAGGGTTAGGCGCAAGGTGTCCGCCATATTCCAAGTTGCCTGCATAAAGGTTGAGGCGATGGTTGATTCGCTGTTGAAGTCACGCGGTGTACGGATGCCGCGGAGCGCGTTACCGGCGTCACCAATACCTAGCAGTTCAAAGCCACTGGAGCCGTCAGCACCGGGATCAGCATCACCACGGGCGCCACCTTCGAGCAGGTCAGCGGCGTTAACCAGTTGTGGAATAATGTCAGAGGGCAAGTATAACGAGTCAAAAAAGTCGAGTTCGCTGTATTGAAAATAGGCACCCGCAATATACTCAAAAGTTCCACCGGCTGGGGAAATCCAGCGGAATTCTTGGCTGAACTGCTGATACTCTTCTTGAAATTCAACTTGGAATAGCGGCGCGCCAGTGAAGTCGCAGTCGCAGTCTTCATCGTACTCATAACCCATGATGCCGGTGATCGAGGTGAACTGGTGATCGTCGCGATACCAGTCGACATTGGCTGTAAGGTTATAGGTGTCGTTATTGCTGTAGTCGCCGTTGCTGTGGCGTTTGCGATCAGCGGTATTGTTCAGTACGCCCTCATCGGAGTCGATATCGATAATCGAGCCGCTGGGCTGAAGCTGTAGAAAACTTAACACCGGCGCTGGCAGCACGCCAGTCAATGCCGCTAAGCCACCGGCGTCTGGGAATGTTGTGCGATCCATGATCTCACCGTAGGTGCGGCCTTGGAACAAGAAAACATCGGAGTTAGACGCGTAATTGGTAATAATTTCAGAGTTGCGACCGACCACATCAAAGCTGCCCGCCTCGATTTTAAATTTGGCCGTCACACTGTCGCTGACATCCCAGCTGAGTTTAATACGGAAGGTTTCTTCTGCGCGCTGCGCTTCGTCGCGATCCAGCACCAGGTTTTCCATAAAGCCGTCTAGCTCGCGCTTGCGCACGGCAAAGCGGTAACCCAAGCGATCATTGATCGGGCCGCTGACCACCAAATCGATAATACGCTCGTTCTGTTCAGGCTCATAAGTGACCTGAACATTGCCTTCAGCGTATTCGCTTGGGTTAGCCGTTTGGATACTGATCGCGCCAGCAATACTATTTTTGCCCAACAGGATGTTCTGCGGGCCGCGCAGAACTTCTACTCGAGACAAATCGAGGAAGGGTGCACGCGCCAGCTGAGCGCGGCCATAGGCAATACCATCAACATACATACCCACCGATTGCTCAAAACCTTGGTTTTCACCTGAGCCGATACCGCGAATATAAATATCAGTGCCAATGCCGGATTCCGACATGGTGAAGTTGGGTACATAAGCCTGCAAGTCTTCAATCTTAGCAATGCCCGCCTCCATCATTTTCTCGCCACCGATGGCGCTAACGGAAACCGGCACGTCCTGCAGGCTTTGCGCACGCAGCTGAGCCGTAACCACCACTTCTTCGAGCATTGGCGCGGCATGTGCGAGGCTACCAAGCAAGCCCAACGGCAGCAGGGATGATAAGGCACTAATTCTTTTTTTCATTGTGGTCCTCATTATTCTAGAAGGAAGTAAGAGCATAGCCCTAGACATAAACTCGGGCAGATTTTTTGTTATGTAAGTTCGGCTACTGTTTAAGATAGCCTACCCAGCTCAAGTTACGATGATATCACTCTAAAAACTGCTCATTGAATATTTCTCATCGCAGATTCTGTGAGTAATAGCTTATTGAAACATTGGCCACTAGGGGCTTTTTATTAGGTTTTTCGGCCAATTAGGAGAAATTACTGGCAAAGATGGACCCAAAAGGTCAAATTTTGTCCTTATGGAAATCGATTGGTCACAGTTTGACCGCAGCCAAATTTCTGGCAAATTTCCGGCAAAAAAGCCAGATGAAATATTTTTCACATATAAGTCAAACACTTACGCTTAGCTAGCCCTGTACGATCTAACCGTGCGACAGTCTGGTCGCAACCGAAGTTCGGCGCTTCATCTCCACTTGCCTGAACTGAAAATCAATTCCCTCTAATTATTAGTGTTCAAAAAAAGGCCTACATAGTCGTTATTTACAAGCTTCATAATTATACCGACTAGAAATGCGTAATTTTTAGCAGAGTAGATAATCGACAAATAGTGTTATTTTTGTGCTGATATAACTCCATTGACCGAGAGAAATTACGGAAATCTTGAGAAAAAAAACGCGCCATAGGCGCGAAAAGTAATGCGGGACAACAGACCTGACAGACAGCAATGGACCTCCCTAGCCCAAGCGGTCACCCACATTGACAATCTTAATGGTGTTAGTGCCACCATGAACGTTGTTGTAATCCCCTTTCGAGAGAATCACCCAATCCCTTTCTGCAACCAAGCCGCGACGCAGCAGTTCGGAAACCACACTCTCGTTTATTTTGTCTGCGGGAACATCGGCAACTTGGTAGCTTATTGGTATAACGTTGCGATACAGAGCAACGCGGCTTTCGGTTTTCGCGTTCGGTGTAAACGCAAATACCGGTATATCGGAAAAAATACGGGTCATTAGCAGCGGTGTATTTCCGGTTTCCGTTAAGCTGATAATCGCGGTCACGCCTTGCATATGGTTGGCAATATACATCGCCCCCATGGCAACGGACTCATCGGCCGCAACAAAGTTTTCATGCAAGCGGTGCGACGACACCCGCGATTCCGGGTGTTTTTCTGCGCCAAGGATAACCCGATCCATCGCCGCGACCGCCTCAACAGGGAAGCGCCCGGCCGCAGTCTCGCCGGAGAGCATCACCGCGTCGGTACCATCTAAAACAGCGTTAGCCACATCAAATACTTCGGCACGGGTCGGCAGCGGGCTGTCGATCATACTCTCCATCATTTGCGTCGCGGTGATTACCACTTTCTGTAATGCGCGACTGCGCTTGATCAAATACTTCTGCACACCAATCAAGGCAGCGTCGCCAATTTCAACACCAAGGTCGCCACGAGCAACCATCACCACATCTGAGGCGCGAATAATATCGTCCAGTAGGTCGAGATCGGCCACGGCTTCAGCCCGCTCAATCTTGCTTACAATGCCGGCTTTGCCGCCAGCATCAACAAGTGCTTTGCGGGCGCGGTGCAAGTCGTCTGGACTACGCACGAACGATACGGCGAGATAGTCCACGTCGATCTCGGCCGCGAGCAAAATATCGGCAAAATCCTTTTCAGTCAGCGCGCTGGCCGCTAGACCGCCACCTTCCAAATTAATGCCTTTGTTGTTCGAAAGACTGCCGCCCACGATGACCTGTGTAATAATTTTAGATCCTAATTTTCGCTCTACCTCCAGCACTATGCGACCGTCGTCCAACAGTAGCCTGTCACCAATTACAACTTCATCAGGCAAGCTAGTGTAATCAAGACCTACGCCATCAATGCTGCCACCGTCACTCGGCAGGCTCGCATCCAGCGTAAAAATTTGACCGTTTTCAAGCGTTACTGATCCTGCAGAAAAACGCGATATCCGGACTTTAGGGCCCTGTAAATCACCCAGCACAGCGACACTCCGACGATGCTGTTTTGCCAGCGCCCTAACCTCTTCGGCGCGACGGCGGTGGTCGGCTGGGCAGCCGTGGGAAAAATTAAGCCGAACCACATTGGCACCAGCAAGTATTAGCTTTTCTAGCACGCCTTCGCCGTCGGTAGCTGGGCCTAGGGTGGCAACAATCTTGGTGCGGCGAATCATGCGGCGTGACTTCCTCTACTGTTTACTGCAGGTTTTGCCACCGCCATCAACGCTAAGCAGTTATCCAGCATTCGATTTGAGAAACCCCACTCATTGTCATACCACGCCATCACCTTAACCATTCGGCCATTTACGCGGGTTTGCAATGAATCAAATATGGACGATGCTGGCTGATGATTAAAATCAATCGATACCAACGGCTCGTCGTTGTAAACCAAAATACCCGACATCAGGCCGTCGGCCGCCGCCTTGATCAGACTGTTCACCTCCTCAATAGAGGTGTCTCGACTCGCCAAAAAATTAAAATCAACCAGGGAAACATTAATCGTTGGCACCCGCACCGCCATGCCGTCCAGCTTACCGGCCAGCTCAGGAAGTACTAAGCCAACCGCCTGCGCAGCGCCAGTCTTAGATGGAATCATCGACTGCCCTGCCGCACGCGCCCGATAAAGATCGGCGTGGTAAACATCATGTAAGTTTTGGTCATTGGTAAAGGCGTGAATAGTGGTCATGGAGCCCTGTTCAATACCAAGGCCGTCGTTAAGCACTTTGGCAATAGGTGCGAGGCAATTTGTTGTACATGATGCG
It includes:
- a CDS encoding ATP-dependent DNA helicase, with the translated sequence MDKPTMINVSVRSLCEFAARTGSLEFKYTPAPSAEEGIIGHITVQQRRPDPYVAEYLIKGECEDVFVSGRVDGYYALQQDCFLEEIKTHRGNVARIGPGRRALHWAQLKVYGALFCRRDNRESINLRLTYFEVRKEEETHETLEFSADELWNYLSTLCRDYAQWAIKEQRHRERRDLALAALTFPHADFRTGQHDLSRNVYMAVASSVPLLLQAPTGIGKTVGVLYPAMKAMPKTGLDRLFFLTCRNTGRKLGLDGLGTIIKAQAPVDQEAPRGLEAPPIRVLELSSREAACDHPDKACHGDSCPLAKNFFDRLSDAREEAIQQRFLDQSALRAIARNHSICRYFLAQEMARWSDIVVGDVNHYFDQFALLHSLTKQNEWKVAPLVDEAHNLIDRARGMYSIVLSEAEMLYTISKAPTPLQKPLADLEEAWQTLIKPFLSDTPAADVEHRYFLADVPEELNSALYSLIAAITDYLSDHPTAADIQYVLFTALGFLRLADAFADHSLCTLEFTVSPLAGTILRGSAKLKIDNLIPADHLKQRFLDADSCVLFSATLSPNRYHQDLLGMPATSVFKDIESPFQREQIELRFVTDISTRRGDRFASLEPISARIAAQFKAQPGNYLVYLSSFEYLNALCACLNKLQPEIPTIRQSAGMAPSAREQFILDASDTTPSVGFAVLGGVFSEGIDLPGDKLIGVFVATLGLPPHDELHEVLRTRLEARYGDGYRYTYLYPGMQKVIQAAGRLIRTPEDRGVIELIDDRFLREDIKAMLPKWWLH
- a CDS encoding parallel beta-helix domain-containing protein, which translates into the protein MLKFKQRPLSHYLLLLLVLILAACGGGNSAKSNTGSNPGNPDTGGNPGVEDGQGRTFFIANGPNATTEMVLAMISAKPKDVIEFGEGYYELTSGIQISGTEDILVKGQGMDKTVLSFKNSGSQEGFLATTVRGITVEDLTVLDSPGDAFKLQGVDHGTLRRVRAFWSSGRNTANEDTITAANYKTKLQVACTDPARHNPDNPNPLEMDTTSPDYNVSKLSGRYGVYPVNSRNILVEYVESVGASDAGIYVGQTDNAIIRNSRAAFNVFGFEIENVRGGEYVDNLSECNTGGFLVYDLDGLTRYGSRTRMYRNTSRNNNTYNFAEPGSIVSNVPRGTGMLTMGYDKIDIFDNTFEDNGTAGIVHTSYKLFGVPGDRRMDLYSEGVHIWNNTFKNNGNDLPSPDFASIIDTGGEQVTSAFPMLIGLKMVAGTGEYRGAHIAWDGYEDEYNADCPYPTDSKGDPVPADAEGKPISGNQYPNPSCRYNAYKFNEAGERKKPQWWYSCIDPSNNFDSDSATFANFHGTEGLEALLYLPPQGPEDLIDIVTSLPNFPVDTDITPHLCDETYGSNMAPLPPIVIPAFEPSGTIDPAPSDALVDQLCNASVPAGEINAAAYTVNCPRLDQYHLFADAEDPTSLPNGQGVPFVLNTKLFSDYATKYRVAYIPKGEQAIYRDGNDNANAAILFPVGTILAKTFSFTNETNQTEVAAETRLIIKRQTSGGQYYWDGLEYIWKEENGKKVAYLTQQGGVMSASWDYSDVNSGDHYQGSTDAYVLPNANQCQSCHANDDAETGSAPIGPKARNLNRPYSSESPLASGMDAHAVNGRNQLVFWCETGLMKNCPSNMAVDSNTQYLKAVERNPIFNIPGDSGFDSNSDKDVEARVRSYLEVNCAHCHNPRGLAQNTGFYLDVFRAVNDTFGICKGPTASGTEGRGGREYDIVPGNAAESILPYRLGPEATTLAARMPPIARSTVHAGAFDLVTKWINEVVNDTYDNADACGTSSGSGSDLELCLPGEVPVLGGQCLPLDSL